CATCCAGTCGGCCAGATGACAGTGTTGCGGCCATTCCATTGAGTAACGAGGCCCGATATTTGTACGTTTCCTGGCGGCGCGGGCAGGCAGGGGTGACCGTTCCGGTGAGGTCGCATCACGGTGTGGTAACAAGTATTAGCGGTGTAGATCTGTCGGCATTTAGCGCCCGTACCCACAACGGCAGGTCACAGTGTTCTCCGTCACACGAGTCTCTTCCTAAACATTGCGAGCTGTCCTATTTGGTCGGTACTTCGACATGGTTCTGGTGCTGTAGCAGCGTGTACCCCCTCGGGTACTCATCGCTGTCGCAGGGCGGGGAGCGTGATGGTCATGGATGAGCCGCACTCCGTACGAAAGATGATGATGAACATTGCCTTCGCCGGGGCGGCCGCCGTTCTCGTCACCGCTGCGGGCGGCACGGGTTGGCTCCGTAACCGCCTCGATGCGTACGGCGAATGGTTCGTCCGCAACGGCAACCTGCTGGAGGGCCTCGCACGAACCCTCTGCCTGGCGGCGGCGCTCATCCTCGGCGGGGTGATCTTCTCGAGGTTGCGGCAGCGTCTGGGCGAGGAGAAGACCGTGGCGCAGCGCCCGGGACAACCCGACGTCCCGTGGTTGCAGCGCCTACAGGCGTCGGCGGCCGAGCGCCTCAGCGAGCAGGACCGCAAGGCGATCACGATGTTCGTGGAGCTCATCGTCGACCCGGCCCGCTCCCGCTCTCGGCTGGCGGAAACCGTCGACCTCGACGAGCGGGCGGTAAGGCAGCAGGTGTCGATCTCGTTCGCGCTGCCCGACGCCGAGGACGGCGGAAGGGCTCTCTACATCCCGATCCTGCAGCCGATAAAGGGCGAACTGGTGGACAACTTCCAGCTCCAGTCGGCCGGCGGCAGTTCGTTGCCGACGCTCTCCTACGAGGAGACCACCAAGCTGGCTGCGGCGGGGCTTCGGCTCATCCTGATGGAGATCTTCGCTGCCAAGGATGCGCCTTCCCCGCCGAAGACACTGGACGAGCCCGTGCGCGCGGCCGAGCTGGCCATGCTTCAGATCGTGGCGACCCGTGGGCCACTGCACACCGGGCAGGTGCACGGACGGTTGGACGTCATTCTCGAGGAGATCAAATTTCCCGACGACGACAGCCGGGAACGCGTCCGCAAATACGTCGCGGCCCTCAGCTGGTCGTACCCGATCGTCGCCGTTGTCTCCACGGTTGACGCGTCCAGCGGGCGATTCCTGATCAAGTACGAGCGGACCTTCGTGCCGGCGTCCCTGACCACGAGCTGGCGGGGGCTGCTCCGGCTCGGGCTCGGTCTCAAGCCGGACAAGGTGGCGATACCGGTGGAGCTGGCGCTCACCGCCGAGAGCTACCACCTGCGGGTCAACGCTCCGGCGAACAAGTACGTCATCAAGCAGTACCTGCAGTGCCGGCACTGCCGGGTCCTGCTGACTCGCCAGTGGCGCGGCAGGGCACCGGTCGGGATCCCCGCCGACGAGGACCGGTCCGGTAAGAAGCCCGACAACAAAAGGCACCTCTGCGCGCATGAGCTCGACCAGACGAGAAGTGCGACCGACGACGACCGGGTCACCGACCACCATTTCCGAGTTCGTCGTAAGCGCGGGCAGAACTTCGTGCATGTCTATATGCGGGGATATTCCCGGGCCGCGCCGAAACTGCGAGACCTGCAACTGATCACCACCTTCAAAGAAACCCCACCCGGCGCCCGTGGGCGCGCGGCGATCACCGCCCTGGCCACCACCCTCCTGCTCGCGGTTGCCGGCAACCTCTTGAACAGCCCGCAGGGCACCCAAGTGGGAGGTCTGCCGGCCCTGATGCTCGCGTTGCCGGCAGTGGCCGCCTCGTGGTTCGGCCTCTCGTCGGACAAGGACGCGCTGGTCGGTGGTTCACTGCTTGCGCGTCTGTCACTCGTCGTCAGCGGGGTGGTCTCGGTGATCGCGGTTGTGCTGTATCTCAGCTCCCCGCCACCGAGCGCGCCGGCACCCATCGTTGGGGGGAGCATCGCCGACCCGCTGACCTTCGTTGGAATCACTGACTGGCGTTGGATCACGCTCTGTATCGTCTCGGCGTTGAACTTGACCTATATCAGCTACCGGTTCGCGCTCAAGCTCGTGCACTTCAATGACCTGATAAGGCGCGAAGACCTTGGTGCTGGTGACTTCGCATGGCGATGATGAGAGAGACTGGAGGACCTGTGGCGACACCCGACACACCACAATCCGAGGGGCAGTCCGAGGATCGGTATCTCGTCGACGACGCCGTCTGGGTGTTGCCGTCCAGCAGTTACGTGGACCCGGGGCCGCCGTTGGAGACGAGCCTCTTCGACGATCCTCAGCGCCTCAACCGGGCCTGGTCACTCACCATGTCGACCCTCCGGGCGGAGGCCCGGGAGTCGCCTCAGCAGCGTCGGCAGGTCGAGGATCGCGCCCGTGCGTTGATCGACGAGGCGAACCTGTCGGTCACACCCTCAGGCGACCGCGACGCCGGGAGCTCCGTCGAAGCGCCGGTCCCCGTCGCTGAGCCCAAGGACGGGCCGCGCACGGGTTTTGCCGACCGGGTCGACCGACTTGCCCAGGCGACCCTGCGGGTCGCTCGGCTGCGACACAGTTGAGGAATGGCACAGGTACGCATCGAGCCGTGGCACGAGGATGACCTCGACCTGCTGCGGCAGCTCAACTCACCGGAGACGCGGAAGCACACCGGCGGTCCGGAGACCGACGAGCAGGTGCTCGCCCGGCACGACCGCTACGTGCACTTCGCCGACGGCGGGCAGGGCTGCATGTTCACCCTGGTGCTGCCCGACGGCGCGCGGGCGGGCAGCGTCGGCTACTGGGCCCGCGAGTGGCGTGAGCAGCCGGTGTACGAGATGGGCTGGGCGGTGCTGCCCGCGTACCGGGGGCAGGGGCTGGCCACCGCCGCGGTGCGCGCGGTCGTCGACGTGGCCCGCGCCCGGCGGACCCGCCGCTACGCGCACGCCTACCCCTCGGTCGACAACCCCGCGTCGAACGCGGTCTGCCGCAAGGCCGGCTTCACCCTGCTGGGCGAGACCGGTTTCGAATACCCGCCGGGGCACATGATGCGCGCCAACGACTGGCAGCTCGACCTGACCGCCCCACCGGCCGAGGGCTGACGCCGGCGGGGCGGTCACCGCGAGGGCACGGTCACCAGGTGGTGTCGAGGCGGTGCCGCTGCTCAGCGGTCAGCTCCAGGTCCACCGCCGCCAGGCTCTCGTCGAGCTGAGCCACCGAGGAGGCGCCCACCAGCGGGATCGACGGCAGGTCGCCGCCCAGCAACCAGGCGAGCACCACCTGGTTGACCGTCGCGCCGGTCTGCCCGGCCACCTCCCGCAGCGCGGCCAGCCGGCGCGGCGCGCTCGGCAGGTCGTACGCCGCGCTGAGCGGCTTGTCCGCCCGGGTGAACGCCCCCTTGAGCAGCGGCGAGTACGCCACCAGGGTCAGCTCGGGCTCGGCGCGCAGGTAGCTGAGCAGGTCGCCGCTGACGCCGCCGGGCTCGCCGTCCGGGTCCAGGTCGCTGGCCAGGTCGGTCCGGTTCGGCAGGTAGCTGCGGTGGTACTGGAGCACCTCGTAGCCCGGCAGGCCGGCGGCGGCGGCCAGCGCACGGGCCCGCTCGACCCGCCAGGCCCGGTGATTGCTCGCCCCCAGCAGGCCCACTGTCCCTTCGGCGACCAGCTCGGCGAAGCCCTCCACGGTCTCCGTCAGCGGCACCACGCGGTCCTCGATGTGCGCGTAGAGCAGGTCCAGCCGCTCCACGCCGAGCCGGTCCCGACTGCGCTCCGCCGACTCGCGGATCACCTTGGCGGACAGGCCCTCGGCGTTGTCCAGGTAGCTGGTCCCCGGAGCCAGCGGGCGGCCGCCGACCTTGGTGGCGATGACGATCTCGGCGCCGACGCCCCGGCTGCGCCGCCACCGGCCGAGCAGCTCCTCGCTCTGCCCGCCCTGGCCGCCGTCCACCCAGAACGCGTAGTTGTCCGACGTGTCGATGAAGGTGCCGCCGGCCTCGACGTACCGGTCGAGGATCGCGTACGAGGTGGCCTCGTCGGTGGCGCTGCCGAAGAGCATCGCGCCGAGGCTGAGCACGCTGACCTCGCGCCGGGTCGCCGGGTCGGTGCCGATCGTGCGGTACCGCATGGGATCTCCTCTCGTGCGCCCTACCGGTGGGCGCCCGCCCGCCACCCTGCCGGTTGGAGCGCACTCGAGGTCAACCCCTCACCAGGGCAGCTCCCCGTACCCGCCGCCGGCGTCCATCTGGAAGCCCCACAGCAGCCCGCTCGGCCCGTCCGCCGGCAGCGTCGCCAGGTGCACGCTGACCTCGGCGCCCTGCTCCGGCGTCCGGAAGCCGCTGTTTCCGTTGAGGTCGGTGGCGCAGTAACCGGGGTTCGCCGCGTTCACCTTGATCGGGGTGTCCCGCAGCTCCTTGGCGTACATCGCGGTGATCATGTTCAGCGCCGCCTTCGACGACGGGTACGGCACCGAGGTCAAGGCGAACAGCGCGCCCGCCGGGTCGGTCATCACCGCGATGGAGCCGACCTCGCTGGAGACGTTGACGATCCGGGCCGCCGGTGCCCGGCGCAGCAGTGGCAGCAGCGCGTTGGTCATCGCCACCACCCCGAAGACGTTCGTCTCGTACACCCGACGCAGCGTCGCCACGGTGGTGTCGCTGGGCAGCGCCCGCTGTCCGTCGCCGAGCACGATGCCGGCGTTGTTGACCAGCACGTCCAGCCGGCCGTACTCCGTCTCGACCAGCTTCGCTGCGGCCGACACCGATTCGGCGTCGGTGACGTCCACGGGCACGAACCGGGCGTCCGTGCCGCCGTCGCGTAGCTCCCGCTCGGCTGCCCGACCCCGCTCGGCGTCCCGCGCGCCGACCAGCACGGTCATCCCGAGGCTGCCGAGCTGTCGGGCGGTGGCCAGGCCGATGCCCTTGTTGGCCCCGGTGATCAGGGCGATCATGTTCGTTGTCATGCCCTCGACACTGCCCGCCGGGCCCGGCCGGCGGGAGAGACCGGCTGAGGCTGGGACCAGGGGTACCACCCTCACCGCCGGTGGCTGAGGCAAGCTTGGGGACATGGACCGCAACTGCCTGCGACGTGACGAACTGGCGGCGTTCCTGCGCAGCCGCCGGGCCCGACTGCGTCCTGCCGAGGTCGGCCTCCCCGACGGGGTCCGGCGTCGCACGCCCGGCCTGCGCCGGCAGGAGGTTGCCCAGCTCGCCGGCATGTCGGTCGACTACTACATCCGCATCGAGCAGGGCCGTGGCCCGCACCCGTCCCGGCAGGTGCTGTCCGCGCTGGCCCGGGCGCTGCTGCTCAGCCGGGACGAGCGTGAGTACCTGTTCCGGGTGGCGGGGGAGAGCCCACCACTGACGGCCGGGCCGAGCCGGGAGGTGACCCCTGGGCTGCGGCACCTGCTCGACGCGATGACCGAGACCCCGGCGTACCTGGTCGACGCGGCGTACCACGTGCTGGCCTGGAACCGGCTGGCCACGTACTTCGTAGGGGATCTTGCGACCGTGCCCACCACGGACCGCAACATGATCCGCTGGATGTTCCGCCGGCCCGCCGAGGACAGGTACTGGACCGACCCCGACCTGGTCCGGTTCGTCCGCGCCTCGGTCGCCGACCTGCGCGCCGCCTATGGCCGCTACCCCGGCGACCGGGCGGTCCAGCAGTTGGTCACCGAGCTGCTCGGCACCTCGCCCCGGTTCGCCCAGCTCTGGGCCGAGCACGACGTGGCCGAACGCCGGCCCGTCGTCAAGCGGGTGCCGCACCCCGAGCTGGGGCCGTTGGAGTTCGAGTGCCGGGTACTGCACGTGCAGGAGACCGACCAGCGGATGATCGTCTACGTCCCCGAGCCCGGCTCGCCCACCCAGGCGGTGTTCCGCCGGCTCGCTGAGCGCGTCGCTTCCTGACCCGACCGGCAGCCGACCAGCCCGTCCCCGTGGGCGGATCGCCGGTAGAGCACGCTGTGCCGCTCGCGGCTGCGCACCACCAGGCCGGAGCGCAGCAGCACCCCCAGGTGGTAGGAGACGGTGGCCGGGGCCAGCCGGTGCCGCTCGCTGAGCTGCCCGGTGGAGCGGGGCACGTCCAGGTCCGCCAGGATCGCCGCTCGGCTCGCGCCGACCAGGTCATCGAGCCGGCCCGCCCGGCGCTGCTCCGCCCGCCCCACGCCGAGCGGGTAGACCAGCACCGCGTTGCCCTCGTCGCACAGCTGGGTGGACACCTGCGGCCAGGCCAGCGCCGACGGCGCGAGCACCAGCTCCGCGCCGGTCAGCGCGGTGGTGATCCGGTACGAGCTGTCGATGGTCAGCGACCTGCCGGTCCAGCCGACCTTCGGGTGCAGATTGTTCAGCATGGTGCCCACCCCGGCGGTCGCCATCGCGGTGGCTCGGACGGCGAGTTCGGCCTCCAGCGTGGCCCGCACCGCCGGCCACTGCTCGGCGAGCGCGGCAAGCCAGAAGTGCCGCAGCCCGTCGGTGACCCGCCGGGCGAGGGTGCCGTCCTCGACCGCCGCGCGGACCCGCGCCGGCATCCCGTCCGCCGGGTATCGGGCGTTCACCTGGATTGTCACCTCGTCGTCTGGGGTCGCCGCCATGGCCGCCAACTGTCGGTCGAAGACCGCGTCGAGCGGGCCCAGCGGCGGCTTCGGCGTGAGTAGGTCGGGCGTGTAGCCGAGCCGGCCGGGTGGCGTCACCAGCGCCGCGACCAGGGCCACGTCGGGGTGCCGCAGTGCGGCGCGGGCGGCCGGCCCGGGATCGCCGTGCACCGGATGCCCGAACCGGGAGAGCGCGGCCCGCATCCAGGACGTCACCTCCGAGGCGGGCGAGATCGCCAACCGGAGCCGGGCGAGGCTCGGGCCGTCCAGATGCGCGACCATCACAGCGCGGATCGTACAAGCGGTGGCGTCGATGCGCGGTCCGCATTCGAGCTGGTTCGAATCACTACCCGGCGGCGCGGCGGGCCGGGTTGGCTGCGAGGGCAGAGCCACTCGTCCTGAGGAGAACCCGATGCTCCCACCTGCCTCCGCCCGTCCCGCCGGCCGGCTCGGCCGCACGATCGCCCTGGTCGGGCTCACCGCCGGCCTGCTGGCCGCGGCTCCCGCCGCGGTGTCGGCCGCCACCCCCGCTCCGGGCGACACCACTACCGGCGACGCGGCCGCCCGGGGCTGCGAGCGCTCCTTCGACCAGGCCGTCCGGGCGTACGTGGACACCACCGCCCGGCGCGACCTGGACGGCTTCGCCGCGCTGCTGCACCCCGACGTCACCTCCGTCTTCGCCTCCGACGGGGAGGTGCTCGACGGCAAGCGGGCCACCGTCGACTGGCTGCGCGGGTTCTTCGCCGACGACTCCTGGACCCAGTCGTTCAGCGTCGCGAAGCAGACCGTGGCGGGCTGCCGCACCGGCTTCGTGCTGTTCGACTCCGTCTACGCGGTGCCGGCCAGCGGCACCCGGGTACCGCTGCTGATCGGGGTGAGCTACACCTACCAGCACGGCCGATGGCTGGTGCTGCAGAACCAGGATTCCGTCGGCCGAATCTGACCAGGGGGGTCGCCATCCGGGGGGAGGGGCGGGCGCGGCAGCAGCAGCGCCCGCCCCACGGCGGCGTTCAGGCGATCTTCTCCAGAGCGGCCGTCGCGAGCGGGGCGATCTTCGCGATCAGGGCGGTGCCGGCCGCCAGGTCGCCGTCGCTCGCCGAGGCGTCCACCTCCATGACGAAGTTGCCGCGTACCAGGATGAGCGTGCACTGGTGCCGGGTCGCCTTGCCCTTCAGCCGCTCGCAGAAGGTGATCACGTCCGGGCCGTTCGGGACCGGCGGGGGCGAGGGCCGCACGATCGTCGAGGTACGCCCGTCGTTGGGCACCTCGTACTGCTTGCACGTCGCGAGGACGGACCGCAGCTCGTCGGCGAGCTTGCGGCCGGGGACCTTCAGGTAGCCAACCACGTACTGCCGGACCCACACGCTCTCGCCGTCCCAGCTCCGCTCGCGGTAGGCGGTGCGCTGACGGTCCGACGGCAGGCTGGCCTTACACAACGAGATCAGCTTCCACGCGTCGGTGTTCTCGTCGGTGTACTGCGCCGTCTCCGGGTGGAACTCCGCGTCCAGGTCCAGCATCGCCCCCGTCACCCGGCTGCTTACCTCGGCGGTGGAGGTCGGCGCCGGGCGCGGCTTCGGCGGGGTCGGTGACGCCGACACCGCCGGCACGGACCAGCGGGGGGCCTCGGCGGCCTGGCTCGGGGAGCAGGCAGCCGGCACGAGCACCAGCAACGACAACAGGGCCAGGATGGTACGGCGGAGCGACATCGCCGGGCGCGGTCCTTTCACGCGGAAAGGGGGCCC
The nucleotide sequence above comes from Micromonospora sp. NBC_00389. Encoded proteins:
- a CDS encoding helix-turn-helix transcriptional regulator, with protein sequence MDRNCLRRDELAAFLRSRRARLRPAEVGLPDGVRRRTPGLRRQEVAQLAGMSVDYYIRIEQGRGPHPSRQVLSALARALLLSRDEREYLFRVAGESPPLTAGPSREVTPGLRHLLDAMTETPAYLVDAAYHVLAWNRLATYFVGDLATVPTTDRNMIRWMFRRPAEDRYWTDPDLVRFVRASVADLRAAYGRYPGDRAVQQLVTELLGTSPRFAQLWAEHDVAERRPVVKRVPHPELGPLEFECRVLHVQETDQRMIVYVPEPGSPTQAVFRRLAERVAS
- a CDS encoding aldo/keto reductase translates to MRYRTIGTDPATRREVSVLSLGAMLFGSATDEATSYAILDRYVEAGGTFIDTSDNYAFWVDGGQGGQSEELLGRWRRSRGVGAEIVIATKVGGRPLAPGTSYLDNAEGLSAKVIRESAERSRDRLGVERLDLLYAHIEDRVVPLTETVEGFAELVAEGTVGLLGASNHRAWRVERARALAAAAGLPGYEVLQYHRSYLPNRTDLASDLDPDGEPGGVSGDLLSYLRAEPELTLVAYSPLLKGAFTRADKPLSAAYDLPSAPRRLAALREVAGQTGATVNQVVLAWLLGGDLPSIPLVGASSVAQLDESLAAVDLELTAEQRHRLDTTW
- a CDS encoding SDR family oxidoreductase; its protein translation is MTTNMIALITGANKGIGLATARQLGSLGMTVLVGARDAERGRAAERELRDGGTDARFVPVDVTDAESVSAAAKLVETEYGRLDVLVNNAGIVLGDGQRALPSDTTVATLRRVYETNVFGVVAMTNALLPLLRRAPAARIVNVSSEVGSIAVMTDPAGALFALTSVPYPSSKAALNMITAMYAKELRDTPIKVNAANPGYCATDLNGNSGFRTPEQGAEVSVHLATLPADGPSGLLWGFQMDAGGGYGELPW
- a CDS encoding GNAT family N-acetyltransferase encodes the protein MAQVRIEPWHEDDLDLLRQLNSPETRKHTGGPETDEQVLARHDRYVHFADGGQGCMFTLVLPDGARAGSVGYWAREWREQPVYEMGWAVLPAYRGQGLATAAVRAVVDVARARRTRRYAHAYPSVDNPASNAVCRKAGFTLLGETGFEYPPGHMMRANDWQLDLTAPPAEG
- a CDS encoding nuclear transport factor 2 family protein; this translates as MLPPASARPAGRLGRTIALVGLTAGLLAAAPAAVSAATPAPGDTTTGDAAARGCERSFDQAVRAYVDTTARRDLDGFAALLHPDVTSVFASDGEVLDGKRATVDWLRGFFADDSWTQSFSVAKQTVAGCRTGFVLFDSVYAVPASGTRVPLLIGVSYTYQHGRWLVLQNQDSVGRI
- a CDS encoding winged helix-turn-helix domain-containing protein, with translation MVAHLDGPSLARLRLAISPASEVTSWMRAALSRFGHPVHGDPGPAARAALRHPDVALVAALVTPPGRLGYTPDLLTPKPPLGPLDAVFDRQLAAMAATPDDEVTIQVNARYPADGMPARVRAAVEDGTLARRVTDGLRHFWLAALAEQWPAVRATLEAELAVRATAMATAGVGTMLNNLHPKVGWTGRSLTIDSSYRITTALTGAELVLAPSALAWPQVSTQLCDEGNAVLVYPLGVGRAEQRRAGRLDDLVGASRAAILADLDVPRSTGQLSERHRLAPATVSYHLGVLLRSGLVVRSRERHSVLYRRSAHGDGLVGCRSGQEATRSASRRNTAWVGEPGSGT